In Nostoc sp. CENA543, a single genomic region encodes these proteins:
- a CDS encoding S8 family serine peptidase translates to MSKARQAKLPSKIYTEAIVRSVSGESLLHSSTPVTCENVTQFYAEPRLLDSAVNRLKAEGFEILNVSKTSISIAADAEVYERSLQTTLEAVERPVIKEIVGETTATFINARDDKPFGEIDTSQTSWDQLLDGIAINEPAFYFRPQISLDSPLETTRKYLRESPPETTTKYLRVPEDIAQGLNATLAHQQGITGRGVKVVMVDTGWYRHPFFTKHNYKVNVVLAPGSSAPLEDENGHGTGESANLLAVAPDVELTMVKADVLTNPGKFKNVNSVAAFKKAVSLRPDIITCSWGCDLSDHKLSPFNQALASAIADAVRQGIIVIFASGNGQWSFPSQHPDVISVGGVYQHLDGLLKGQLEASNYASSFISQIYQGRRVPDVCGLVGQLPYGAYIMLPVPPGSQKDQEHSSVGDGTKPTDGWAAFSGTSAAAPQLAGICALMKQLDSGLSPAKVKEILQHTARDVVEGSSHPSTGGYQAHQGPDLATGYGLADAYASIEEVKNVVWGMRFDDSALSLSHPPQLAKKQLLDISTTRRQKMPSDFPKLKAKLDEILWEIEQILEERIKNNEIEDVELIVSEVDFVPRSVIAKSIYLLRQSLEDCWKKEEEKNIRGQVVKVHKSLESSKIFLQHISIAQGLIKFGKYQETAIQVLTEALKSHNDTVRDAAIKALSECVSNINSFDHASRYDISEDRVDLYNQLKITLCKKEHNIKEKICTVDNNIAYCSDGNSTKEYEKVNECWRLR, encoded by the coding sequence ATGAGCAAGGCAAGACAGGCAAAATTACCTTCAAAAATATACACTGAAGCCATCGTTCGTTCAGTGAGTGGAGAGTCATTGTTGCACTCTTCTACGCCTGTCACCTGTGAGAATGTGACTCAATTTTATGCAGAACCGCGCCTATTAGACTCAGCAGTGAACCGCCTCAAAGCAGAAGGGTTTGAGATTTTAAACGTGAGCAAGACATCGATTAGTATAGCTGCCGATGCCGAAGTTTATGAGCGATCGCTTCAGACAACTTTAGAGGCAGTTGAGCGTCCCGTCATTAAGGAGATAGTTGGGGAAACAACAGCGACATTTATCAATGCCAGAGATGACAAACCCTTTGGTGAAATTGATACATCACAAACCAGTTGGGATCAGCTTCTAGATGGAATTGCCATCAATGAGCCTGCTTTCTATTTCCGACCCCAAATTTCTCTAGATTCTCCACTAGAAACAACTAGAAAATATCTGCGTGAGTCTCCACCAGAAACAACCACAAAGTATCTGCGTGTACCAGAAGACATCGCTCAAGGATTAAATGCCACTTTAGCTCATCAACAAGGCATCACAGGTAGAGGTGTCAAGGTGGTCATGGTTGATACTGGATGGTATCGTCATCCGTTTTTCACTAAGCATAACTACAAGGTAAATGTCGTCCTTGCGCCTGGTTCATCTGCTCCTTTAGAAGACGAGAATGGTCATGGAACTGGGGAATCTGCCAATTTGTTAGCTGTGGCTCCTGATGTCGAGTTGACGATGGTTAAAGCTGATGTTCTCACCAATCCAGGCAAGTTCAAGAATGTCAACTCAGTCGCTGCCTTTAAAAAGGCTGTTTCCCTACGACCAGATATTATCACTTGCAGTTGGGGCTGTGATCTGAGCGATCACAAATTGTCTCCCTTTAATCAAGCCTTAGCCTCAGCCATTGCTGATGCTGTGCGCCAGGGAATTATCGTCATTTTTGCTTCTGGAAATGGTCAATGGAGCTTTCCATCACAACATCCAGATGTAATTTCAGTAGGTGGTGTTTATCAGCATTTGGATGGACTGTTGAAGGGACAGTTGGAAGCGAGTAATTACGCCAGCAGTTTTATCAGTCAAATTTATCAAGGGCGCAGGGTTCCAGATGTATGTGGGTTGGTTGGTCAGCTTCCCTATGGAGCTTATATTATGTTGCCTGTACCTCCTGGTAGTCAGAAAGATCAGGAGCATTCTTCTGTCGGTGATGGTACAAAACCCACGGATGGATGGGCTGCCTTTAGCGGTACTTCAGCCGCAGCACCGCAGTTAGCCGGCATTTGTGCCTTGATGAAACAGCTTGATTCTGGATTATCTCCAGCAAAAGTCAAGGAAATTTTACAACACACAGCCCGCGATGTTGTTGAAGGGTCTAGTCATCCAAGTACGGGGGGCTATCAGGCGCATCAAGGCCCAGATTTAGCTACGGGTTATGGATTAGCTGATGCTTATGCCTCGATAGAAGAAGTGAAAAATGTAGTCTGGGGAATGAGGTTTGATGACTCTGCATTATCTTTGTCCCATCCTCCGCAATTAGCAAAAAAACAATTGCTCGATATTTCAACAACAAGGAGACAAAAAATGCCTTCTGATTTTCCTAAACTCAAAGCCAAATTAGATGAAATTTTATGGGAAATTGAGCAGATTCTTGAAGAAAGAATTAAAAATAATGAAATTGAAGATGTTGAATTAATAGTTAGTGAAGTAGATTTTGTACCTCGCTCAGTAATAGCTAAATCAATTTATTTATTGCGACAATCTTTAGAAGATTGTTGGAAAAAAGAAGAGGAAAAGAACATCAGAGGTCAGGTAGTCAAAGTTCATAAAAGCTTGGAATCGTCTAAAATATTTCTCCAACACATTTCCATAGCCCAAGGGTTAATAAAATTCGGTAAATATCAGGAAACTGCCATTCAAGTTTTAACTGAAGCTTTGAAAAGTCATAATGATACTGTGAGAGATGCGGCTATCAAGGCTTTGTCAGAATGTGTTTCTAATATTAATAGTTTTGATCATGCCAGTAGATATGATATCTCTGAAGATAGAGTTGATTTATATAATCAGCTAAAAATTACACTTTGTAAAAAAGAGCATAATATAAAGGAAAAAATATGTACTGTTGATAACAATATTGCATACTGTAGTGATGGAAACTCTACTAAAGAATATGAAAAAGTAAATGAATGTTGGAGATTGAGATAG
- a CDS encoding response regulator, whose product MKILIVEDDELNASALSVVLANQNYVVELATDGNSAWDLVETYDYDLILLDVILPKLDGISLCRQIRASGRQMPILLLTGCDSGHEKAIGLDAGADDYVVKPFDQEELVARIRALLRRGGTVSQPILECGNLRLDPSSCEVTYRQELLSLTPKEYALLELFLRNHRRVFSCSMILEHLWSYEDTPSEEAVRTHIKGLRMKLRNAGVPGDLIETVYGIGYRLTPQEEGNQSTGEKEQATSSKSQLESTQTAIAGIWSRFYGRVDEQVKILEAAANGVKQGSFSTELQLQAKQEAHTLAGSLGTFGIPEGSKLAKKIEQLLKSEATWTPAETGKLQKWVKLLRQEVAARKPTEETTISNTNADLPKPQASSQSLAAIAPIQQLPHTEAKVLAVDDDPQILALLQTLLHPWGLKVITLDDPRHFWEILPAENPDLLILDVEMPHTNGIELCQIIRNDAQWSELPILFLTVHSDAEIVNQVYSVGADDFVSKPIVGPELVTRIINRLERVKLLRRVSARSAGVQGCRSSRGAGVQGCRGAEAAEVQVRLNPNTQSPVPSPQYPVPSPHPPFTLNSCAIFDAEPDCVKIVAADGTLLAINQAGLTILGADHPDTVVGKSIYNVIAPEYQQTFLQFHTSVCQGQKGTLEFVLINRQGERRWVTTHAVPLRNPTDDSWVQLAITRDITNIKQVEAEIQRVNRTLKTLSDCNQALVRADNEEDLLHQVCEILIQVGGYRLAWVAYAKNNPHKDIYPVAQAGYEDGYLQSLHLTWADTVRGQGPTGTAIRTGKTTIIQNILTDSRYEIWRCQATSRGYAASIALPLIANGQPFGALNIYAAEPNAFDVHEVQLLEELTADLGYGILALRNQRDRQRAEAALKESEESLALALEAANLGIWDWNLITNQVTCSDGHAKLFGMTLNGSDEIWKNCVLPADFSGIEQAILDAQQHKTDYNHEFRVVWPDGSIHWLEGTGKFYYDESGQAVRMLGTVRDISNRKQIEAALQTANNELELRVAERTAELVNVNRQLQSQLDERQRIEAALRISQIRLARILDIADDAIISIDSNQNITLFNQGAEKIFGYSAEEIIGQSLDVLLPQRFTHSHRQHVNGFSQSPSMARRMGERREIYGCRKDGTEFPAEASISKLHIEKDIIYTVILRDITERKQIERMKDEFVSVVSHELRTPLTSIHGSLGMLTSGLLPATSEQGKRLLQIATDSTERLVRLINDILDIERIESGRVKMERETCILTDLIESAVSIMQPLANKAQVTLSVESPSLQLWVDPDRIVQTLTNLLSNAIKFSSPNATVWLAAQKSGDEVLLTVKDTGRGIPADKIHSIFERFQQVDSSDSRNHEGTGLGLAICQSIVHQHGGRIWVESVLGEGSTFYFTLPILPIPPNPELVDDSSFPSPQSPIPYPQSPLVLVCDDDAVIRLEMQTLLEKGGYRVITVATGEEAIAIAANQHPSVIVLDLLMPEMNGWETMAHLKEQAQTKDIPIVICSVYKQSSNSQNSSDFVDWVRKPVQESYLLNSLRQVIAKYSQQARILVVEDDPDLVELLATLFERHGIETFCAKTGREAIHLSQEVNPDLLILDLILPETDGFAVVDWLQQHHHLCNIPLVVYSAQDLDESERNRLKLGHTEFLTKGRVTTQEFEQRVMELLQRITHQQSTGQPS is encoded by the coding sequence ATGAAGATTTTAATTGTAGAGGATGATGAATTAAATGCCTCCGCGCTGAGTGTGGTGTTGGCAAACCAAAATTATGTGGTGGAATTGGCAACTGATGGTAATAGTGCTTGGGATTTAGTAGAAACTTATGATTATGATTTAATTCTTTTAGATGTAATATTGCCAAAGCTAGATGGCATCAGTCTTTGTCGGCAAATTCGCGCTAGTGGGAGACAAATGCCAATTTTGCTCTTGACTGGTTGTGATAGTGGTCACGAAAAAGCCATTGGCTTAGATGCTGGTGCGGATGACTACGTAGTCAAACCCTTTGATCAAGAAGAATTAGTAGCCAGGATACGCGCACTATTACGACGGGGGGGAACAGTATCGCAACCAATACTAGAATGTGGTAATTTACGACTTGATCCTAGCAGTTGTGAAGTTACCTATAGACAAGAATTACTATCACTAACACCAAAAGAATATGCACTATTAGAATTATTTTTGCGAAATCATCGTCGGGTGTTTAGCTGTAGCATGATTTTGGAGCATCTTTGGTCTTATGAAGACACTCCCAGTGAAGAAGCAGTCCGCACCCATATTAAAGGCTTACGGATGAAGTTGAGAAATGCGGGAGTTCCTGGAGATTTAATTGAAACAGTCTATGGTATTGGGTATCGACTCACACCACAGGAGGAAGGGAACCAAAGCACAGGGGAAAAAGAACAAGCTACATCTAGTAAATCGCAGTTGGAGTCAACACAAACGGCAATAGCAGGGATTTGGTCAAGATTTTATGGACGGGTAGATGAGCAAGTCAAGATTTTAGAAGCAGCAGCTAACGGTGTTAAGCAAGGCAGTTTCAGTACAGAATTGCAATTACAAGCCAAACAAGAAGCGCATACATTAGCAGGTTCTCTCGGAACATTTGGAATACCAGAAGGTTCAAAGTTAGCCAAGAAAATTGAGCAGCTGTTGAAATCAGAAGCAACTTGGACACCTGCCGAAACTGGTAAATTGCAAAAGTGGGTGAAGTTATTGCGCCAAGAAGTAGCCGCACGTAAACCCACAGAAGAAACTACTATATCTAATACTAATGCTGATTTACCAAAACCCCAAGCTAGCAGCCAAAGTTTAGCAGCGATCGCCCCCATACAACAACTGCCCCACACCGAAGCCAAAGTCCTAGCCGTAGACGATGACCCCCAAATTCTGGCTTTATTACAAACCCTCCTCCATCCTTGGGGACTCAAAGTGATCACACTAGATGATCCCCGTCATTTTTGGGAAATATTGCCAGCCGAAAATCCCGATTTATTAATCTTAGACGTAGAAATGCCCCATACCAACGGCATAGAACTATGTCAAATCATCCGTAATGATGCCCAATGGAGTGAACTGCCAATTCTCTTCCTCACAGTCCATAGTGATGCGGAAATTGTCAATCAAGTTTATAGCGTCGGTGCTGACGATTTTGTCAGCAAACCCATCGTGGGGCCAGAACTAGTCACACGCATTATCAACCGTCTGGAACGAGTCAAACTACTCAGGCGAGTATCTGCAAGGAGTGCAGGGGTGCAGGGGTGCAGAAGCAGCAGGGGCGCAGGGGTGCAGGGGTGCAGGGGTGCAGAAGCAGCAGAGGTGCAGGTGAGATTAAATCCCAATACCCAGTCCCCAGTCCCCAGTCCCCAATACCCAGTCCCCAGTCCCCATCCTCCCTTCACACTCAATAGCTGTGCCATCTTCGACGCTGAACCAGATTGCGTCAAAATTGTGGCGGCTGATGGTACTTTATTGGCAATTAATCAAGCTGGGTTGACTATCTTAGGTGCAGATCATCCTGATACTGTGGTGGGTAAGTCTATCTATAATGTGATTGCTCCTGAATACCAACAGACATTTCTGCAATTCCATACAAGTGTCTGTCAAGGACAAAAAGGGACTTTGGAATTCGTGCTGATTAACCGTCAAGGTGAACGTCGTTGGGTGACAACTCACGCTGTTCCTTTACGCAACCCCACAGATGATAGCTGGGTACAGTTAGCGATTACACGGGATATTACCAACATTAAACAAGTAGAAGCAGAAATTCAGCGAGTGAATCGCACATTAAAAACCTTAAGTGACTGCAATCAGGCTCTAGTGCGGGCAGATAATGAAGAAGATTTACTGCACCAAGTTTGCGAAATTTTAATCCAAGTCGGGGGTTATCGTTTGGCTTGGGTGGCTTACGCCAAAAATAATCCCCACAAAGATATTTATCCAGTCGCCCAAGCAGGCTATGAGGATGGATATCTGCAATCTCTGCATCTGACTTGGGCGGATACAGTTCGTGGTCAAGGGCCGACTGGTACGGCTATTCGTACAGGTAAAACCACAATTATTCAAAATATTTTGACTGATAGTCGTTATGAGATTTGGCGTTGTCAAGCAACGAGTCGGGGTTATGCAGCATCTATTGCCTTACCATTAATTGCTAATGGTCAACCTTTTGGGGCTTTGAATATTTATGCAGCAGAACCCAACGCCTTTGATGTGCATGAAGTGCAGCTGTTAGAAGAACTCACAGCAGATTTAGGCTATGGAATTTTAGCATTACGCAATCAACGCGATCGCCAACGTGCTGAAGCTGCCCTGAAAGAAAGTGAAGAAAGTCTTGCCCTCGCCTTGGAAGCCGCTAATTTAGGCATTTGGGATTGGAATCTCATCACTAACCAAGTAACTTGCTCTGATGGCCATGCCAAATTATTTGGGATGACGCTGAATGGTTCTGATGAAATCTGGAAAAACTGCGTTTTACCAGCCGACTTTTCAGGCATAGAGCAAGCAATTCTTGATGCTCAGCAACACAAAACTGATTATAATCATGAATTTCGCGTGGTTTGGCCAGATGGCAGTATTCACTGGCTAGAAGGCACAGGTAAATTTTACTACGATGAATCTGGGCAGGCTGTGCGAATGTTAGGTACAGTCAGAGATATCAGTAATCGCAAGCAAATCGAAGCAGCTCTGCAAACTGCCAACAACGAATTAGAATTGAGAGTGGCAGAACGCACAGCTGAGTTAGTCAATGTCAATCGTCAGCTACAATCACAACTTGATGAACGCCAACGCATCGAAGCAGCACTGCGGATTTCTCAAATCAGATTGGCACGCATTTTAGATATTGCCGATGATGCCATTATCTCCATTGATAGCAACCAAAATATCACCCTGTTTAACCAAGGAGCAGAGAAGATTTTTGGCTACTCTGCTGAAGAAATTATCGGTCAAAGCCTTGATGTGCTTTTACCACAGCGTTTTACTCACAGCCATCGTCAGCACGTCAACGGTTTTAGCCAATCTCCCAGCATGGCGCGACGGATGGGAGAACGACGGGAAATATATGGTTGTCGGAAAGATGGGACAGAATTTCCGGCTGAGGCTTCCATCTCAAAGCTACATATAGAAAAAGATATTATTTATACTGTGATTCTCAGAGATATTACAGAAAGAAAGCAAATTGAACGGATGAAAGATGAATTTGTGTCCGTCGTCAGCCATGAACTACGTACACCTTTAACCTCAATTCATGGTTCATTGGGAATGCTCACCAGTGGATTATTACCAGCAACCTCAGAACAAGGTAAACGGTTACTGCAAATTGCTACCGACAGCACCGAACGCTTAGTCCGCTTAATTAATGACATCCTGGATATAGAAAGAATTGAGTCAGGTAGGGTGAAAATGGAGCGAGAAACCTGCATCCTCACCGACTTGATAGAATCGGCTGTTAGTATTATGCAGCCCTTAGCTAATAAAGCCCAAGTTACACTCTCTGTAGAAAGTCCATCACTACAACTGTGGGTAGATCCTGACCGGATTGTGCAAACCTTAACTAATTTACTCAGTAATGCCATCAAGTTTTCCTCTCCAAATGCCACCGTGTGGCTAGCGGCGCAAAAATCCGGTGATGAAGTCTTACTGACAGTTAAAGATACCGGTCGGGGAATTCCGGCTGACAAAATCCACAGTATTTTTGAACGCTTTCAGCAGGTAGATTCCTCAGATTCACGTAACCATGAAGGTACAGGTTTAGGCTTGGCTATTTGTCAAAGTATCGTCCATCAACATGGCGGGAGAATTTGGGTGGAAAGTGTTTTGGGAGAAGGTAGCACCTTTTACTTTACACTGCCGATTTTGCCTATTCCCCCCAATCCTGAGTTAGTGGATGATTCTTCCTTCCCCAGTCCCCAATCCCCAATCCCTTATCCCCAATCCCCACTCGTCCTAGTTTGTGATGATGATGCAGTGATTCGGCTAGAAATGCAAACTCTCCTGGAAAAAGGGGGATATCGCGTGATTACTGTAGCGACAGGAGAAGAAGCGATCGCGATCGCTGCTAACCAACATCCCAGCGTGATTGTACTGGATTTACTCATGCCAGAGATGAATGGTTGGGAAACAATGGCACACTTAAAAGAACAAGCCCAAACCAAAGACATTCCCATTGTGATTTGCAGTGTCTATAAGCAAAGCAGCAATAGTCAAAATAGTAGTGATTTTGTGGATTGGGTGCGTAAACCAGTCCAAGAAAGTTATTTATTAAACTCCTTAAGACAAGTTATCGCTAAATATTCTCAACAAGCTCGAATTTTGGTGGTGGAAGATGATCCTGATTTAGTAGAACTACTGGCGACGTTATTTGAAAGACATGGCATTGAAACCTTTTGTGCCAAAACCGGTAGAGAAGCGATTCATCTGAGTCAAGAAGTCAATCCCGATTTGTTAATTCTAGATTTGATTTTACCGGAAACTGATGGTTTTGCGGTTGTTGATTGGTTACAGCAACATCATCATCTGTGTAATATTCCTTTAGTAGTTTATTCTGCCCAGGATTTAGACGAATCAGAACGCAACAGACTGAAGCTAGGACATACAGAATTTTTAACCAAAGGACGTGTCACTACCCAAGAATTTGAACAACGAGTTATGGAACTACTGCAAAGAATTACTCACCAACAATCAACAGGACAGCCATCATGA
- a CDS encoding response regulator yields MKSKRILVVDNEQYIQEVAKVCLETVAGWEVVTASSGQEGIHQAETYQPDAILLDVMMPDMDGIATFEKLQANPNTKKIPVILLTAKIQASDRRRYSQLGMATAIAKPFNPLELAGQVATALGWNLEP; encoded by the coding sequence ATGAAAAGCAAACGAATTCTAGTGGTTGATAACGAGCAGTATATTCAAGAAGTCGCCAAAGTCTGTCTAGAAACGGTGGCAGGCTGGGAGGTGGTGACAGCTAGTTCCGGCCAAGAGGGAATTCATCAAGCGGAAACTTATCAACCAGATGCGATTCTCTTGGATGTGATGATGCCGGATATGGATGGCATTGCTACCTTTGAAAAATTACAAGCCAACCCCAACACCAAAAAAATCCCAGTAATTTTATTAACAGCCAAAATCCAAGCGTCTGATCGTCGTCGTTACTCCCAATTAGGTATGGCTACCGCGATCGCTAAACCCTTTAATCCTTTAGAATTAGCCGGACAAGTAGCTACAGCTTTGGGCTGGAATTTAGAACCATAA